GCCCGTCACCGTCGCGGGCCACCCGCACCAGGTGCTCGGCGAGGTAGTCGGCGTCGATGCCCAGCTCGGCCACCATCACCCGGTAGTGCCCGTCGTAGGCGCTGCTGGTGCGCACGATCCGTGTCAGCTCCTCGGCATCGGCGATCGTCGCGTCCTCCACGTGCGTCGTCATGGCACCGAGTCAACACCACGCCCACGACACATAGCGGCGACGTGCGGGTTCACCACAGCGAGTTGAGGGCCTCCTCCAGTGCGAGCATGCGGTGCGGGCCCGCGAGGTGGCGGGTGAGGTAGGCGCAGGAATAGCCGTGCCGCAGCGACACCCACGCCGTGGAACCACCGATCCCGCCCATGGCCAGTTCGTCCTCGCTGCGCTGCGCCCCCAGCGTCCAGGTCACGTCGTAGTTCAGGAACTCGTCGTGGCCGCTGGCCTGCGGGGCGATGAGCTCGCCGTGCAGCTGCTCGCCGAGCAGCCGCGCCACCGGCCCGGCGGTGTCGGTGAGCGCGGCGAAGAACGACGCCACCGCTGCGGCCGTGGCGTGCAGACCGATCGCCGGGAACTGCGCCTGCCGCCACTGCCCGCTGTTGGCCACCGCCACGTCCAGCGCTCCCGGCGGTGTGGTCAGGGCGCGCTGGACCAGCCCGCCTGCCTGCCCGAAGATCCAGTACGCGGGGTCGCCGACGACCAGTTCGGCCACCCTTGGCAGATCCGCGTCGGGCACGCCGAAGTGCGCGTCCCACCCCAGCGGTGCGGCAACCTCGTGCCGGAACACCTCGCCCAGGCTGCGTCCGGTGATCGCGCGCACCACCCCGTCGAGCAGGTGCCCGTAGGTCAGGGCGTGCTCGGCGATGCGGCTGCCGGGCCGCCATTCCGGTGCGGCAGCGGCCAGCTCGGCGCGCAACCGCGCGTCGTCGAGCAGGTCGCTGGTCGTCTCCGGGAACGCCGGCTGCCCGGCCTGGTGGCTGAGCAGCTGCCGCAGCGTCGTGTCCGACTTGCCCGCCGCGGCGTAGTCCGGCCACACCTCGGCCACCGGCCGGTCCAACCCCACTCCGGCATCGGCGAGCACCTTCACGGCGGTCAGCGCGGCCAGTGATTTGCCCAGCGAGAAGACCTGCACCAACGTGTCATCGCGCCACGGAGCGCTGTGCGCGGCGTCGCTCCAGCCGCCGCTGAGCCGCACCACCTCCCGGCCCTCGTGGCGCACCACCAGCCCCGCGCCGGTCTCCGCGCCGGAGGCGAGCAACCCGTCGAACACCTCGCGCACCACGGCGAACCGCTCGTCCACCACGCCCTGCGACCTCATCGCTCCCCGCTCTTCCACAGTGGACCCGGCTCCTGGTGCTGCGCCCGCGGGTCGAATGCGGGTCGGCCTCAGCCCGCCCGCACGGGTTCCGGGGTGCTGCGGTCGATGCGGCGTGCTGCGGCCACGGCGATGCGCCCGACGAACGGCCCATCAGCAGCGTGCCCGCTGGCCACCCCGCACCTCCCGCAGCACCCTCTCCACAACCAGTCCTGTCACCGACTGACCACTCCAGACTATTGGGACGATCAACCGATTTTTCCCCCGCAGCGAACACCGGCTCGCGGACCGCGCGACGCCGGTAGCGTCGTGGCGTGCCAAGCAAGATCCGCCTCCTGCGCTGCGCAGCACTGTCCGATGTGGCCGAATACGCCTACGGCGCCGCCGTGCCACCCGATGCCCACCTCTTGTTCGCCGCCGGAGCCTGCCCGCTCGACGACACCGGAACGACCGTGGCGGTCGGCGACTACGCCGGTCAGGCCCGCCAGATGATGCACAACCTCAAGACCGCCCTGGCCGAAGCGGGGGCGGAACTGTCCGATGTGGTCAAGACGACCGTCTACGTGGCCAGCAGCTCCCAGCGGGACCTGGTCGCGGCCTGGGAGGTGGTGCGCGACTACTTCGGCGACCACGACCCGCCCAGCACCCTGCTCGGCGTGACCGTCCTGGGCTACGACGACCAGCTCGTGGAGATCGACGCCCTGGCCGCCCTGGACGCGGGCTGACCCCGTGGTGGTGCGCCGGGCCGGGCGCACCACCACTTCCCGCGCCGGATCGCCGAGCGCGGGGCATTTCCCACCGCCGCTATCACGGGTGTGATAGTTTCTGGGTGTGGGCGAGATGACCGAGCGGCAGAGCACTGCCCGGCGACGAATCCTCGACGCCGTCTTCGACCTGGTCGCGCGAGGAGGCCTGGCGGAGGCGTCGCTGCGGAAGGTCGCCGACGCATCGGGTATCAACATCGGCTCCGTGCGGCACTACTTCGACAGCCACGAGGCGCTCATGGTGGCCGCGGCCGAAGAGGTCGGCGCACGAATGGAACGCAGGCTGGCCGCGGCGGCAACACCGCAGCACCCCGCCAGCGCGGCCGAACGCCGGGAGCTGCTGCAGGCCGTCGCCCTCGCCGTGCTGCCGATCGCGCCTGAAGAACGCGCAGAGCTCATCGTCCTGGTGGAGTTCCTCGTGGCCGCGCGCATCCGGCCGGAGTTCCGCCAGGTCACCGTGCGCATGGGCACCGACATGCGGTACGTGGTCCGCCAAGCTCTGGAGCTGACCGGAGCCCAAGCCGACGACCTGCACACGGAGTTGTTCGTCGCCGTCATCGAAGGGCTGACGTTCGAGCTCGTGTACCCGCACGGTTCGAAAGAGGACCTCTCCCCGGTCGACGTCCTGCGGCGGCACATCGCCACTCTCATTCCCTGACTTCCCACCCGCTGCGGCCAACTCCTGCTCCTGCCGAACGAGCTGCGGGCAATTCCGCACCCCTTCAGGAGGCCTGCCTTGCCCCGCTGGATCGTCGCGCTGTCCCTCGGCGCGCTCGTCTTCTACACCGACGACTACGTGATCGCCGGTGTCCTCCCGGAGATCGCCACCGATCTGGCGGTTTCCGAAGGCACCGCGGGCCAGCTGGTGACGGTGTTCTCGGTGACGGTCGCGCTGGCAGCACCGGTCGCCGCGATCGCGGCGGCCCACGTGCGACGGCGCACGCTGCTGACCGCCGCGGCGGCGGTCTTCACCCTCGCCAACGCCCTCGCGGCCACGGCAACCGGCTTCGAAGCCCTGCTCGTCCTGCGCGTGGTCGCGGCACTGGCGGCGGCCGCCGCCACCCCCGCGCTGTTCAGCCTCGCCGCTCAACTCGCCCCGCCGGAGCGCATCGGCCGCTACGTCGCAGCCGTGGCCTTCGGGGTGACCGGAGCGATCGCGCTCGGCGTTCCGGCCGGAACGTGGATCGGCGGTGCCCTGAGCTGGCGAGCGACGTTCATGACGATGGCCATCGCCGGAGCGCTGATCACCACCGGGTTCGCCACCCAACTGCCCGGGCGCACCAACAGCTCGCCCGCGCTCTCGCTGCGGTCGCAGCTGACGATCCTGCTGCGGCCCGCGATCTCCCTCGGCCTGGCCGCGAACGTGACGCTCATGCTCGGCTCGATGATGCTGCTGACCTACCTGGCCCCGTTCACCGCGGCGCTGTCCACCGCCGACATCAGCGCGCGCGGGGCCTTGTTCGCGTTCTCCGGCGTCGCGGGCATGGTGGGCATCTGGGCGGGTGGGATCGCCACGGACAAGTGGGGCCCTGTGCGCACTCTGGCAGCGGGCATCGGCGTGTTCATCCTGACCGTGGTCGTGCTGGCGGCACTGTGGACGGTCCGCCCGGTGCCCGTCCTGGCGCTGCTGCCCGTCGTGGCGCTGCAGGGCGCTGCGGCGTTTTGGACCTCACCGGCGATCCAGGCGCGGCTGCACCAGCTCGCCGGTCCGGTCTCCGCGCAGGCCCTGGCGATGAACACCTCCGGCACCTACCTGGGAGCCGCCCTCGGCGGCGTCGTCGGAGGCCTGGCCATCGACACTTCCGGCCCCGGACCGCTGCCGGTCATCGCCGGTGCGGCGGGACTGGTGGCGCTCGTCCTGCTGCTGCTCACCGCACGCGGACACGCCCCCGAACCGGGAAGGACGCGAGCCGACCACCGCTCACATCGTTGATGCCCCGGACACGAGGTCGAGCGGACCGGACCGCACGCCCCAGGCGGTCCCCGCCATCGGGACCGGGGACAATGAGAACAACCCGTCCGCCCACCTGGAGCACATCAGCGTTGTCCCACACCGACCTCACCCCGGCCGAGCTCGGCCTGCGCGCCGACTGCGGCAGCTGCTCCGGGCTGTGCTGCGTGGCTCTGCCCTTCTCCGCCTCCGCGGGCTTCGCCGTGGACAAGGACGCCGGCACGCCGTGCACCAACCTGCTCGCCGACTTCAGCTGCGGCATCCACGCCCACCTGCGCGAACGGGGCTTCTCCGGGTGCACGGTCTTCGACTGCTTCGGCGCCGGGCAGAAGGTCTCCCAGCTGACCTTCGGCGGCCGCGACTGGCGGCAGGAGCCGCGGCGCGCCGGGC
This portion of the Saccharopolyspora antimicrobica genome encodes:
- a CDS encoding serine hydrolase domain-containing protein — translated: MRSQGVVDERFAVVREVFDGLLASGAETGAGLVVRHEGREVVRLSGGWSDAAHSAPWRDDTLVQVFSLGKSLAALTAVKVLADAGVGLDRPVAEVWPDYAAAGKSDTTLRQLLSHQAGQPAFPETTSDLLDDARLRAELAAAAPEWRPGSRIAEHALTYGHLLDGVVRAITGRSLGEVFRHEVAAPLGWDAHFGVPDADLPRVAELVVGDPAYWIFGQAGGLVQRALTTPPGALDVAVANSGQWRQAQFPAIGLHATAAAVASFFAALTDTAGPVARLLGEQLHGELIAPQASGHDEFLNYDVTWTLGAQRSEDELAMGGIGGSTAWVSLRHGYSCAYLTRHLAGPHRMLALEEALNSLW
- a CDS encoding RidA family protein, with the protein product MPSKIRLLRCAALSDVAEYAYGAAVPPDAHLLFAAGACPLDDTGTTVAVGDYAGQARQMMHNLKTALAEAGAELSDVVKTTVYVASSSQRDLVAAWEVVRDYFGDHDPPSTLLGVTVLGYDDQLVEIDALAALDAG
- a CDS encoding TetR/AcrR family transcriptional regulator, with the translated sequence MTERQSTARRRILDAVFDLVARGGLAEASLRKVADASGINIGSVRHYFDSHEALMVAAAEEVGARMERRLAAAATPQHPASAAERRELLQAVALAVLPIAPEERAELIVLVEFLVAARIRPEFRQVTVRMGTDMRYVVRQALELTGAQADDLHTELFVAVIEGLTFELVYPHGSKEDLSPVDVLRRHIATLIP
- a CDS encoding MFS transporter, with the protein product MPRWIVALSLGALVFYTDDYVIAGVLPEIATDLAVSEGTAGQLVTVFSVTVALAAPVAAIAAAHVRRRTLLTAAAAVFTLANALAATATGFEALLVLRVVAALAAAAATPALFSLAAQLAPPERIGRYVAAVAFGVTGAIALGVPAGTWIGGALSWRATFMTMAIAGALITTGFATQLPGRTNSSPALSLRSQLTILLRPAISLGLAANVTLMLGSMMLLTYLAPFTAALSTADISARGALFAFSGVAGMVGIWAGGIATDKWGPVRTLAAGIGVFILTVVVLAALWTVRPVPVLALLPVVALQGAAAFWTSPAIQARLHQLAGPVSAQALAMNTSGTYLGAALGGVVGGLAIDTSGPGPLPVIAGAAGLVALVLLLLTARGHAPEPGRTRADHRSHR